TTAGTTAAGTTTTATTGCTTTTAGCTTAGTTGTAGTTGAACATACTCGGTGCTCCCTTTTGTGTGTTTCATGTGTTTTGTGCATGTGTAAGAGTGCTCTGGTGATAAGCTCGCGCACATTAGAATTTTTTAACTCCAATCAGCAACCATTAAGGCAAAAGATGCTGAAAGAAGTGGTTAATCTCAAAGTTAGAACCAACATGGCAACCTTGTGAAAATGGAAGCAAAAGTTGAGCTAGAAAGTTAAAGGAATAAGAATAAGCACTACAAGAtaaaaaaatctacaaaaaagtGTTTGGCGCTGCAATAATGTGCTGCATGTTCTCTTTGTACAGCAGGCCTGCTAAGAGAAGAGAGTTGTCTCATGATCTAATACGGGTacgaaaggataagaaaagtGAATATTATGAATTCAATGGGCCAAATCAAGGGATAATGAAGAGGTCCATGATCAAATGTCCAGGGAATAAACCTAAAAGCAATGAGACTATACAAGGACCATCTTTGAAAAACGAAAAAACAGTCCAGAAGTTGAGAAACTTGATGGAGACACTTAGAATAATACAAAGAAAAAGGCTGAACCAGAAGTTGAAGGCATATACTATCATTACCTCTATTGAAGAATGCCATATATTCAGGCGTGACAAAAATTACCTCTTACTGGTTGAGGATTGCAAGAAGTAGTGATGTTACTCTTAggtttatattttcttttcattatGGTTGAAGAGCTTCCTACCAACATGGAAGTTACACCATATGTTTTCAACCTAGTTTTCAATATGTAgaaattcttgaagtggtttaACTTCAAGTGAAGTATACTCTTTTTTAGGTGGAGTATGCTAGTTTTTAAACTATGATTGTTGGTGCTGATAATGTAAAAATTCTTGGAGTGATGTATATTTAAGTGGATATACTCTTTATAGTGGAGTAAGTTTATTGGTGAAGACAAAGAAAActgatgtattattttcaatcatggtggagattgttggggttgattgaaaatatatatgatgAAGTCCCACATCTCTTAGTTTTGTAAAGGAGGATAGGCTATATAAATGATTCAAGTTTTTCATTATAAAACGTACTAGTCAAAAGActtttaagcttgtatttgacttttatattttctcttatacACCTGTGTTGGAGTGTTGTGAAagatagttaaatatttattttaaagggTGTGAGTGTATTGGGGCCTTGGGTGATTGAGGGTAGTCTAAGTGTTGTAGTAATTTTCACATAGTGTTGTTCTCTAGTTGTCATTAACAACAGTTGTGGTTTTTTCTCTGGTGTTGTAGTTTTCacgttaaatttatttaaatatttcataTATTTAGAAACGGGGTGTAGTATATGTAAAATATGATAAACTTATAAGGTGAAATATATTTTTTCGcactttatttatatattttattttcttttaaaaatgtaTTGCAAACTATATTTATTAAGATAACCATGGAAAAACACTATATTTATTAAGAACTTACAATAAATTTTAGGATTTTACAAAATCAAACTACAATAACAATTTGAAGTTGAATAAGTGCTATCTTTTGTGGTTGTGAGAAAAGTTCCAAGCTTGGTGACTTGGTCATGACATCttcatatgtgtgtgtgtgtgtgcgcgcttttttcaaatattttattaggAATTCCATTCTTTCTACAAAGTCTTATTGGGTCTAGGTTAGTTGCATTATGCACAAAGGTCATGTTGTGTGAGTTTTCCTTGGATAAGGGTATGCTCTTGCCATTTCCTAGTTTGATACTTAGATTATCTGGATAATAGTTTGTGGTGATATTTTGATCTCCATTTACTGCTCCCACATTGTTGTTAGCAAATGGGTACTTCAAATTCAAGTGTAGGGTTGAAAGAGTTGAACCCAAGGCGTTGAAGGCAGGTCTCTCAATCATGATGTTATATGATAAGAATGAGGAGTGCACCACTAGATAACAAACCTTAAAATTTGACATTTCTAGGAGTACCAAAAGTTGTGTTGAAAGTGATATAACCTTTCACATGCATATGTTATCTCAATAATTCTACCAAAGAACCTTGAATTTGTTAAAGGGGTAGTTGTATCCCTTTAAAAGTCTTATAATACATGACATTGTCAAGCTTCAATGATGAATTAGGATGCTCTTAATATCCCAAATTAAAATTTTGGATTTCTATCACCACTAGACCATATTTGCGATGAAGAACTCATTCTCGGTATTTCATCAATAAAGGGGATATTGGAATCTTTGAGATAGTCAAACTCTTCAGATAGCTTTGAATATGATTTATTTGTTGGATATAACTCTTTCTAGACTAGCTAGATTCACCTTCACCCAAGAATTCTTTATCAATGGTGTTTAGGGTTTATCTCAATCAACAAAGATCTCTCTTGGATTTTCAGTTTGAAATGTTTATGTTCTGACTTATCACCAGTTGCACATATTTATAAATATCTTTATTGAATTAGTTTTTCAATATGTTTCTTCAACTATTAGTTTCTTGTCCCTTTACTTGGTTGTAAGAACACCATGGTTTGAGTAAGGGCTTGTTTGTCCTCTTGGCTTGGTGGTATGAGAAGAATGGTAATTTTGATTGTTTTGTTGATTTACATATTGTCTTTTGggcaaaaaaaaaccatttaatCTCCTTTGATGTAACATTCATCATATATTACAATCTCTTGCCAATTGGTGGTTATTTTTGTGTCACGAATTCCTTGAAGTGTCATGCTCTCAACCGTTTTGAAACTCTTCCATAAATATTTCTTAGTGAGGATGTAAAACTTGTATCTGACTTCATTAAAGTAGACTGGTATTTCTTCAATGTTTCCTAATTGTCTGGGCGAACAAGAAAGAGACTTGTTGTCCCAATCTTTAGTTTTTGAGCAAAATCAATGTATCTAGTGATTGAGCAACGAGGCATGTTCACGTGCCAATAAAGTGAAACATATTTTAAAGTACTTGGAAAAAGTATGCATTTGAGGGATTTAGTGGCTCATATGATGGTTATTTGGGTGTTGATGACTACCAAATTATCTCGGGGGTCTCGCTTTCCATTGAACCGTGTGGAGGTGATTTAAAGCTCACTAGGATTCGTGCATCCCAAATTTTGACATTAGGGTTGAGGGTCGTCCTATTTTCCCTTTGAATCATCTTTTTCAACTTGTTTAATGTCTTGAATATGCATTTTCAAGTTCTTATTTTGACATCATAATTCATTTATATCAGCTTGAATTTTGACAAGAGTCTCATTATCTTCAAGTGGAAACTTGGCTCATACCATCTTTCTTAGGTTTTTCATTGTGTGGTTGAGCAATAAATTTAGTCTATTTCTATGATGGATGTCATATATTATTGTTAAATACTATGAGATAGACCTTGCGAGTAATATATCATCATCAAGGTCAGAGTGTTTAGTACTAGGGTAAAAAATGAGTTAAGTCTTATTTTTTTGGCAAGCATTCTTATATGTTGTACTGAGATAATTTTATTTGACCTCAGAGAAGGTAAACAAAAAGAGAGCAAGGCAAGCTAGTTTGGGGCAAACACATGGCTAGTACATCTCGCTGCCCAAGGATGAGGTTGTAGCCTCCCATTGATCAAAATACACGCCCATTATTTGCAGCATTCGCCCTTTGGTCGCACCATTCACGCTATGTTGGGCTTGGTGAAAACAACTTATTGCCCACTCATGAAAAATGGGGATTGACGTGTCATAGGGCATTAACAGTATAGAAGTTCAGACAAAGAAAGTAGCCACGCTCTCCACCAAAATAGGGATAATAACGATCTCACGCTCctaagagatgagagaataatcGTTGCTTGGATCCTATAACCCATACCAATAGATCTCGATAAATACCCCAACTAAGGAAGTTGAAAGGATATTTATTCACTCAGAAACTTCATAAATACATAGCTTCTCACCATCTTTGTGTGAGCTTTCTCTAACACCAACAACGACCTTCAGATAACTCTACACAATTAAGGGTTGACATTCATTGTACTTTTAACAAATGCATAAGTCATCATAGAATTATAAGTTTGTTTTCTTGAGTAACTTCTCACTCTCGCCCTCTCATAAAGATCGTGCTCTCCATAGCCTTTATCGAGTTAACCTAGACATGTGTCTATGTCTTTCTTACCTAAGATATTTCAAATATGGACCGTTTAGATTGATTATTGGGTCTTAGAACTTCTTGCAATATGAATTGAGTTAACAAGTAAGATTAATGGTTTAATTATCAGTGAATGTTTTTAACAAgtatatctttattttatttttttaaaacgaatataaaaaattagaaaattaaaagggAGAAATTGCTTGATAATAGAGAGAATTGGAATTCAAATCAGCCAAAATTCTAGGATTATCACACCCCCTTTCTTTAGAATCGAATTATTTGATAATAAACTTGCAAATCATGCTACAAAAACAGTTTAGTTGAGCAGTATTGAAACGTTAATGTCACAACTCCCTTTACCTGACCACCTGCTAATCCCATCCTTGTTAAATTAAGCAAGCAACGTATGGGTTTGTACTTTGTAGtttcataattaaataattgaatcacaaaacatcaactcTTCTTTCCTCTAATCCTCTCCTTTATATAACTCCACTAATTCCATTCTCTTCATCCAAGCAGCATCATGCATTTGTCATGATTATTGACTCACCCATGCATGCAATGTCTGCCTTACAGCCCACGCCTCCTAAACCAGTCTCCCACCACGACATGCTTCCTTTCTTCAACCAATCTATGGAACTTGTTCCTAGTCCCCTCAAAACACGACGAGCCCTTCACTCTCCTACACTCGGTGAACTCCTTAAACGCGTCGAAGATGCTCAAAACGACAACAATAATGCTCAACCACACCATGTTCTCGACCTCTCTTCCCCTTCTTCTTCCACCACTCTTCCCCCAccttttttcctttctttcacTAACTTGACTTACAGCGTCAAGCTAGACAGAAAGTTGACATGCTTTTCTTTCAATCAAAATTCTCTTCCAACGGATCATGAAACCGAAACCAAACCAAATGGCACCAAGATCCTCCTCAACAACATCTCCGGTGAAGCAAGAGACGGAGAAATCATGGCAGTTCTCGGCGCAAGTGGCTCCGGAAAATCAACTCTCATTGATGCTCTCGCAGACAGAATCTCCAAAGAGTCTCTCAAAGGGACTATAACTCTAAACGGAGATATCTTGGAGTCAAGTCTCCAGAAGGTGATTTCAGCTTATGTCATGCAAGATGACCTTCTCTTCCCCATGCTCACCGTGGAAGAAACTCTTATGTTCTCGGCCGAGTTCAGACTCCCTCGCTCTCTCTCGAAATCAAAGAAAAAGGCTCGCGTCCAAGCTCTCATCGACCAGCTTGGTCTCCGCAACGCTGCCTCAACCGTCATAGGAGACGAAGGCCACCGCGGTGTTTCAGGTGGAGAACGCCGCCGTGTCTCGATCGGCACAGACATCATCCACGATCCAATCATTTTATTCTTAGATGAACCAACCTCCGGACTTGACTCCACCAGCGCATACATGGTGGTTAAGGTCTTACAGCGAATTGCTCAAAGCGGGAGTATCGTCATGATGTCAGTTCATCAACCAAGCTACAGAATCCTCGGATTGTTAGACCGTTTGATCTTCCTCTCTCACGGCCAAACCGTCTACAGCGGTTCTCCGGCGAGCCTCCCTAGTTTTTTCTCCGAGTTCGGTCATCCTATACCGGAAAACGAGAACCGAACGGAATTCGCACTGGACCTAATACGCGAGCTTGAAGAAACTCCGGGAGGAACCAAAGGTCTTGTGGAGTTCAACAAAACATGGCAGTTGAAAAATCAGCCACTCTCCGTAAACGTTAATAACGGATCTAAACTGTCGTTAAAAGACGCCATCAGCGCAAGTATCTCAAGAGGAAAATTAGTCTCAGGAACTAACGGAGGAAACGGAAACGGAAACTCAACCGCTTCAGTTGCCACGTTTGCTAACCCGTTTTGGATTGA
The Vicia villosa cultivar HV-30 ecotype Madison, WI linkage group LG6, Vvil1.0, whole genome shotgun sequence genome window above contains:
- the LOC131612596 gene encoding ABC transporter G family member 20-like encodes the protein MIIDSPMHAMSALQPTPPKPVSHHDMLPFFNQSMELVPSPLKTRRALHSPTLGELLKRVEDAQNDNNNAQPHHVLDLSSPSSSTTLPPPFFLSFTNLTYSVKLDRKLTCFSFNQNSLPTDHETETKPNGTKILLNNISGEARDGEIMAVLGASGSGKSTLIDALADRISKESLKGTITLNGDILESSLQKVISAYVMQDDLLFPMLTVEETLMFSAEFRLPRSLSKSKKKARVQALIDQLGLRNAASTVIGDEGHRGVSGGERRRVSIGTDIIHDPIILFLDEPTSGLDSTSAYMVVKVLQRIAQSGSIVMMSVHQPSYRILGLLDRLIFLSHGQTVYSGSPASLPSFFSEFGHPIPENENRTEFALDLIRELEETPGGTKGLVEFNKTWQLKNQPLSVNVNNGSKLSLKDAISASISRGKLVSGTNGGNGNGNSTASVATFANPFWIEMAVIGKRSLTNSRRMPELFGIRLGAILVTGGILATIFYHLDNSPKGVQERLGFFAFAMSTTFYTCAEAIPVFLQERYIFMRETAYNAYRRSSYVLAHSIISLPALVFLSFTFAVTTFWSVGLAGGTSGFLFYFLTILASFWAGSSFVTFLSGVVSHVMLGFTVVVAIMAYFLLFSGFFISRDRIPPYWIWFHYLSLVKYPYEGVLQNEFAINPPRCFVRGIQMFDNTPLGDVPGSLKVELLKSMSRTLGITITSDTCVVTGEDVLKQQGITQLSKWNCLYITIAWGFFFRFLFYLALLFGSRNKRK